One segment of Theobroma cacao cultivar B97-61/B2 chromosome 9, Criollo_cocoa_genome_V2, whole genome shotgun sequence DNA contains the following:
- the LOC18589261 gene encoding DNA repair protein XRCC3 homolog, translating into MISQNLLQSTTQKCTTGCPILDRLLRGGIPCDSITEIVAESGSGKTQICLQLSLHAQLPVSHGGLSASALYLHTEFPFPFRRLHQLSLSFRSSNARHLPCNDNPCDRVYVQSVHSADELLEIMSKTESFIESSKTQLPVRLIVIDSIAALFRSEFDNTPVELKRRSSLFFKISSMLKALARRFNLAVLLTNQVVDMVGPNEGINGLRIGNLGCLYTSGRRVCPALGLAWANCVNSRLFLSRHEEVNREENGKLIGESGGFVCKQTRRKLYVVFAPHLPESSCEFVITREGLFGVEITAC; encoded by the coding sequence ATGATATCGCAAAACCTCCTGCAATCAACCACCCAAAAATGCACGACAGGCTGCCCGATCCTCGACCGCTTACTCCGCGGCGGCATCCCTTGTGACTCGATAACCGAGATCGTCGCCGAGAGTGGTTCCGGCAAGACGCAAATCTGCCTCCAACTATCACTCCATGCCCAACTCCCAGTTTCCCATGGTGGTCTCTCCGCCTCCGCTCTCTATCTCCACACCGAGTTCCCATTCCCCTTTCGGCGCCTTCACCAACTCTCCCTTTCATTTCGCTCCTCAAACGCCCGCCATTTGCCCTGTAATGACAACCCCTGTGATCGTGTATATGTCCAAAGTGTACACTCTGCTGATGAACTGCTCGAAATAATGTCTAAAACAGAGTCTTTCATTGAAAGTTCGAAAACCCAGCTGCCTGTTCGGCTCATTGTGATTGATTCAATCGCTGCTTTGTTTAGGTCCGAGTTTGACAACACCCCAGTTGAGCTTAAGAGGAGATCGTCCTTGTTCTTTAAGATATCTTCGATGTTAAAGGCATTAGCGAGGAGGTTTAATTTAGCGGTTTTGTTGACGAATCAGGTGGTTGATATGGTGGGGCCTAATGAGGGGATAAATGGGTTGAGGATTGGGAATTTAGGATGTTTATATACGTCAGGTAGGCGGGTTTGTCCTGCATTGGGGTTAGCTTGGGCTAATTGTGTTAATTCAAGGTTGTTCTTATCGAGACACGAAGAGGTTAATCGTGAAGAGAACGGGAAATTAATTGGGGAAAGTGGTGGTTTTGTGTGTAAGCAAACAAGGAGAAAGCTTTATGTTGTTTTCGCGCCCCATTTGCCTGAATCATCTTGTGAGTTTGTAATCACCAGAGAAGGGCTTTTTGGCGTCGAAATCACTGCCTGTTGA